A region from the Gossypium hirsutum isolate 1008001.06 chromosome A08, Gossypium_hirsutum_v2.1, whole genome shotgun sequence genome encodes:
- the LOC121205017 gene encoding uncharacterized protein: MSHYVGGQVLSVKLPTSWKLAKLLDLSAVFHPQTDGQAKRVIQIPKDMLRGYVIEFRGCKEDYLLLAEFAYNNSYPSSIQFVAYEVLYGCRCRTPSCWTELDERCVLGPELISDTVGKVRLIWDRLKAASDRKKLYADLKHKEIEYSRVGLVAYQLELPSELDWIHDVFHVCILRRYRFAPAHIISIEEIEVRPDLTFKDEPIQILDCDMKVLRRRSVPLVKFFFEQSRRVGASLAYLDCVDIRFGD, translated from the exons atgtcacattatGTTGGTGGTcaggtcttaagcgtgaagttaccaACTTCGTGG aagctggctaaact gttggacttaaGTGCGGTGTTCCaccctcaaacagatggtcaggcaaagagggtgattcagataccgAAGGACATGTTAAGGGGTTATGTGATAGAGTTCCGAGGCTGTAAGGAGGACTACTTGCTGTTagcagagtttgcgtataacaatagctaCCCGTCTAGCATACAGTTTGTAGCTTACGAGGTACTATATGgttgtaggtgtcgtactccttcatgttggactgaATTGGACGAGCGGTGTGTTCTGGGCCCTGAATTGATTTCTGATACCGTAGGTAAAGTTAGATTGATTTGGGATCGACTGAAGGCGGCATCTGATAGAAAGAAGTTATATGCGGATCTGAagcataaggagattgagtattct CGTGTGGGACTGGTTGCCTATCAACTCGAGTTACCTTCAGAGTTGGACtggattcatgatgtattccatgtctgTATCCTGAGGCGATATCGCTTTGCTCCTGCACATATCATCTcgattgaggagattgaggttaggccagatctgacctttaaGGATGAACCGATTCAGATTTTAGACTGTGATATGAAGGTTCTGAGGAGGAGGTCTGttccactggttaag TTCTTCTTTGAACAATCG AGACGTGTTGGTGCTAGCCTTGCTTACCTCGATTGTGTGGATATCCGTTTTGGAGATTGA